Proteins encoded together in one Cryptococcus tetragattii IND107 chromosome 14, whole genome shotgun sequence window:
- a CDS encoding 60S ribosomal protein eL42 — MGNFFFGKRRNRHYKATFSEFRSALSNEGVWWPRPTETSLLNSSTTFFIPQEYCSAVKMVNIPKTRRTYCKGKACKKHTPHKVTQYKKGKDSLSAQGKRRYDRKQSGYGGQTKPVFHKKAKTTKKVVLRLECTVCKTKHQLALKRCKHFELGGDKKQRGAAISF, encoded by the exons ATGggcaacttcttctttggaaAGCGGAGGAATCGGCATTATAAAGCCAC TTTCTCGGAGTTTCGTTCGGCGTTATCGAATGAAGGAGTTTGGTGGCCGCGCCCGACAGAGACTTCTTTGTTGAATTCTTCAACtactttcttcatccctcAAGAGTACTGCTCAGCTGTCAAAAT GGTCAACAT CCCCAA GACCCGACGAACCT ACTGCAAGGGTAAGGCTTGCAAGAAGCACACCCCCCACAAGGTTACACAGTacaagaagggcaaggacTCTCTTTCCGCTCAAGGAAAGCGACGATACGACC GAAAGCAATCCGGTTACGGTGGTCAGACCAAGCCTGTCTTCCACAAGAAGGCTAAGACC ACCAAGAAGGTTGTCCTCCGTCTCGAGTGCACCGTCTGCAAGACCAAGCACCAACTCGCCCTCAAGCGATGCAAGCACTTCGAGCTCGGTGGTgacaagaagcagagggGTGCCGCCATTTCCTTCTAA
- a CDS encoding tyrosine-tRNA ligase: protein MVLIRLSVPKRGVRLFCRKSSTIAPKTTVLQELDERGFVAAITSDKLKQRVTSPTTIYAGVDPSASSLHVGNLLPLLGLLHFQAHGHQSICLIGGATGSIGDPSGRSTERKSLTPSELRLNIAGITSQVHRFFIRGQEYLSKRGVDLAAMRKDGGRGVKVMNNYEWMRDVSLLDFLRTTGKMARVSTMLSRDSVKNRLSSDSGISYTEFTYQLLQAYDFSHLHSEHGCNIQLGGSDQWGNIVAGIDLIRRGKIAEREEKDEQVKEEEEDVYGLTIPLLTTSTGEKFGKSAGNAVWLDDKRTSAAEFYQFFLRTTDEDVEKYLKLFTFLPLSRIQDVMQTHQASKTERLPQKLLAAEVTELVHGPAALSRALTAAQVLYPTSISSLTAEKVLDAFRGDMRFHRVKKEDLAEMGVGKVAVTYGLCGSVGESQRLVQSSALQVNDRKIGDHREKIAVEDLVDGHVAIVRAGNKRQIILYVE, encoded by the exons ATGGTCTTAATAAGGCTCAGTGTCCCTAAGAGGGGTGTGCGTCTCTTTTGCCGTAAATCCTCAACTATCGCTCCCAAGACAACGGTGCTGCAGGAGCTGGACGAGCGTGGATTTGTAGCTGCGATTACCAG TGATAAGCTCAAGCAGCGTGTGACTTCCCCAACTACTATATATGCCGGAGTGGATCCCTCGGCATCGTCTTTACATGTCGGGAATCTCCTACCGCTTTTGGGCTTGTTACACTTCCAGGCTCATGGTCACCAGTCCATCTGTCTT ATTGGGGGCGCTACAGGCTCTATAGGAGATCCATCTGGCCGCTCGACTGAACGCAAATCCCTCACACCGTCTGAACTCCGCCTAAACATTGCAGGTATCACCTCTCAAGTCCACCGTTTCTTCATTCGCGGCCAAGAGTATCTCAGCAAACGCGGCGTAGACCTTGCTGCCATGAGAAAAGACGGAGGCAGAGGCGTCAAGGTTATGAACAACTATGAATGGATGAGGGATGTGAGCCTTTTGGACTTTCTGAGGACAACAGGAAAAATGGCTAGGGTGTCTACCATGCTCTCTCGGGATAGCGTGAAAAACCGACTCAGCTCGGATTCTGGTATCTCATACACTGAGTTCACATACCAGCTTTTGCAAGCATACGACttttcccatctccattccGAACACGGTTGCAACATACAGTTAGGTGGTAGTGACCAGTGGGGAAATATCGTCGCCGGTATCGATCTTATTCGCCGAGGTAAAATCGctgagagggaagaaaaagatgaacaagtgaaggaagaggaggaagatgtgtATGGTTTGACTATTCCTCTGTTAACTACAAGTACGGGTGAAAAATTTGGAAAGTCTGCAGGAAACGCCGTGTGGTTGGACGACAAGAGGACGAGCGCCGCGGAGTTTTACCAG TTCTTCCTTCGCACAACAGAcgaagatgttgagaaaTACCTCAAACTCTTTacctttcttcccctctcccGAATCCAAGACGTCATGCAGACTCATCAGGCCTCCAAAACCGAGCGCCTTCCTCAAAAACTCCTCGCGGCCGAAGTCACCGAACTTGTCCACGGCCCCGCTGCTCTTTCCAGAGCCCTCACAGCTGCTCAAGTTCTCTATCCGACGTCTATTTCCTCACTTACTGCCGAAAAAGTGTTGGATGCTTTCCGGGGAGATATGCGTTTCCACCgagtgaaaaaggaggattTGGCGGAGATGGGGGTTGGGAAAGTGGCTGTGACATATGGTTTGTGCGGGTCTGTTG GCGAAAGTCAGCGATTAGTTCAATCATCGGCTTTGCAAGTGAACGACAGGAAGATTGGCGACCACAGAGAAAAGATTGCCGTGGAGGACCTCGTAGACGGCCATGTCGCCATCGTGAGAGCGGGTAACAAACGGCAGATCATTTTGTATGTCGAGTAA